The Dunckerocampus dactyliophorus isolate RoL2022-P2 chromosome 16, RoL_Ddac_1.1, whole genome shotgun sequence genome includes a window with the following:
- the ubash3ba gene encoding ubiquitin-associated and SH3 domain-containing protein B: MAAKEELYAKVTPRRQRQNRAGTVKHGSTLDVLLSMGFPKTRALKALVSTGGKNVQAACDWLFSHVDDPFLDDPLPREYVLYLRPSGPLLQQLSHFWQQSRLSCGKNKAHNIFPHITLCQFFMCADGKVEALSDALQSSVTKWKGRIPMPLPLELYTSSTFIGLFVEEQVAEVLKSFAADFASEAEMKADVHVEPHKKQLHVTLAYHFQGSHLPILEKLAKNVDVSSGCDWLVVLFSRDIRFANHETLQVMYPYVPQNDDELELVPGDFIFMSPMEQSSASEGWVYGTSLGTGLSGLLPENYVSRADESDTWVVHGSHSILNCTAPSNSGSTLSGLLFDGQHTDSLLDSLVDPPSLTGLCPSMQVTRAAGHSSQSKMRLFVCRHGERMDVVFGKHWVTQCFDAKGRYIRSNLNMPSSLPARSGGHRDYDKDCPITVFGSTQARLVGEALLESHTTVDFVYCSPSLRCVQTAQHILQGLQQEGKTKIRVEPGLFEWTKWVSGTSLPTWIPPTELAAANLSVDTTYRPHIPINKLVVSESYDTYISRSFQVTREILSECKNMGNKVLIVAHASSLEACTRQIQGLSPQNSKDFVQVVRKIPYLGFCACEEMGETGVWQLVDPPILPLTHGPNHSFNWREMLMQD; encoded by the exons CTTGAAAGCTTTGGTTTCGACAGGAGGGAAAAATGTCCAAGCAGCTTGTGACTG GCTCTTTTCCCATGTGGATGACCCCTTCCTGGATGACCCTCTGCCCAGAGAGTATGTGTTGTATCTGCGACCCAGTGGGCCGCTGCTGCAGCAGCTCTCTCACTTCTGGCAGCAGTCTCGCCTCTCGTGCGGCAAAAACAAGGCACACAACATCTTCCCCCACATCACCCTCTGCCAGTTCTTCATG TGTGCTGATGGGAAGGTGGAGGCTCTGTCTGATGCACTCCAGTCCTCCGTGACCAAGTGGAAAGGTCGTATCCCTATGCCCCTCCCCCTGGAGCTGTACACCTCCTCCACCTTTATTGGTCTCTTTGTGGAGGAACAAGTGGCCGAGGTGCTAAAGAGTTTTGCTGCGGATTTTGCCAGTGAAGCAGAAATGAAAGCAG ATGTGCATGTTGAGCCCCATAAGAAGCAACTGCATGTCACGTTGGCATACCACTTCCAAGGCAGCCATCTTCCAATCTTGGAGAAGTTGGCCAAGAACGTGGATGTGTCGTCAGGCTGTGACTGGCTTGTCGTGCTCTTCTCTCGGGATATTCGCTTTGCTAATCATGAG ACACTGCAAGTCATGTACCCCTATGTGCCTCAAAATGATGATGAGCTTGAGCTGGTGCCTGGAGACTTCATCTTCATGTCTCCAATGGAGCAAAGCAGTGCCAGTGAAGGCTGGGTATACGGCACTTCGCTGGGCACAGGACTGTCTGGCCTGCTGCCTGAAAACTATGTCAGTCGTGCTGATGAGTCAGACACTTGGGTTGTCCATGG GTCCCATTCTATTCTCAACTGTACCGCTCCGTCTAACTCTGGCAGCACACTTAGTGGATTACTCTTTGATGGGCAGCACACTGACAGTCTGCTTGACAGTCTGGTGGATCCTCCCAGCCTCACTGGCCTCTGTCCTTCCATGCAG GTAACACGGGCAGCTGGTCATTCGTCTCAGTCCAAGATGAGACTGTTTGTGTGTCGACATGGGGAGAGGATGGATGTCGTTTTTGGGAAACACTGGGTGACTCAGTGTTTTGATGCCAAAG GCCGATACATACGCTCAAATCTCAACATGCCATCCAGCCTGCCAGCTAGAAGCGGAGGTCACCGGGACTATGACAAAGATTGTCCAATTACTGTGTTTGGCTCCACTCAAGCCCGTCTTGTAG GTGAAGCACTGCTGGAAAGCCACACCACAGTAGACTTTGTTTATTGCTCTCCTTCACTTCGCTGTGTCCAGACAGCTCAGCACATTCTGCAGG gtcTCCAACAGGAGGGAAAGACAAAAATTCGTGTGGAACCTGGACTTTTTGAGTGGACCAAGTGGGTTTCGGGCACAAGTTTACCAACCTGGATCCCTCCAACAGAACTGGCTGCTGCTAACCTGAGTGTGGACACAACCTACAG ACCTCATATTCCCATTAACAAGCTGGTGGTGTCTGAGTCCTATGACACCTACATCAGCCGGAGCTTCCAAGTGACACGGGAAATCCTGTCAGAGTGCAAAAACATGG GAAACAAGGTCCTGATTGTGGCCCACGCGTCGTCCTTGGAGGCCTGCACTCGCCAGATACAAGGACTCAGCCCACAAAACTCCAAGGACTTTGTCCAAGTTGTGCGGAAG ATTCCCTACTTGGGATTTTGTGCTTGCGAAGAAATGGGGGAGACAGGTGTGTGGCAGCTGGTTGACCCGCCCATCCTGCCTCTGACACATGGACCCAATCACAGCTTCAACTGGAGGGAGATGCTCATGCAAGACTAA